The DNA window ATGGAACCGGACAGCTCTCCGCGCACCAGGGTCTGGACGATCTGCAGCCCCAGGCCGGGCTCCCACTGGTCGTCAGGCAGCCCGACGCCGTCGTCGAGCACCTCCAGATCCAGACGCTGGCGCCCAGCGGCGTCGGTATGACGGTGCACCGAGGTCTTGACCGTCAGCGCGCTGCGCTCCTGGTCCCCCTGCCCGAACCCGTGCTCCACCGCGTTGGCGACGATCTCGGTGATGACCAGGGCCAAGGGGGTCACCATGTCCGGGGGAAGCTGGCCGAAGCTTCCCTCCAGCTCGGTGACCACCTGACGGTCGGACTGCGCCATCTCTGCGGCCAGCCGCAGCTGCCGACGCATGAGCTCGTCCACATCCACACTCTCCGCCAATCCCTGGGAGAGAGAGTCATGGACCATCGCAATGGTCTCCACGCGGCGCATAGCCCGCTCCAGGCCGTGCCGGCCCTCCGAGGAGTCCATGCGGCGGGACTGCATGCGCAGCAGAGCCGAGACCGTCTGGAGATTGTTCTTCACCCGGTGGTGGATCTCCTTGATGGTGGCGTCCTTGGACATCAGCTGCTTGTCCCGGCGCCGCAGCTCGGTGACATCACGGCAGAGCACCAGAGCCGCGAAGCGCTCCTCGCCGCGGTAGAGCGGGATCGACCGCAGGGTGACAGTGGCGCCGTGAGCTTCGAGCTCAGCCCGCATGGCCCGCTTGCCGGTGAGCATCAGCGGCTGGGACTCATCGACGGCGACGCCGGTGGCCCGCTGCAGCTCCGCTCCGATGCTCGCCAGAGAGCGTCCCTCCAGCGCATCGGAGACTCCCAGCCGCAGAAGAGCCGAGACGGCATTGGGGCTGGCGAAGGTGATCTCACCATCACTGTCCAGGCGCAGCAGGCCGTCACCGACGCGCGGCGCGCCGCTGTAGCCGGTGAACTCCTGCGCAGTGTCCGGCCACCGTCCCGCAGAGACCATGGCGAGCAGCTCTTCGGCGCAGCGGCGGTAGGTCAGCTCCAGCCGAGAAGGGGTGCGCAGCGCCGCGACGGAGAAGTGCAGAGTGATGACCGCCAGAGTGCGCCCCGAGCGCACCAGCGGCACCGCCTGGACACGCATCCTGGCCGGAGAGGGCTGGCCCTGATCCGAGGAGTTGGTGACAACCTGGGCTGACCAGGCTCGCTCCACCATCGGTTTGAGGTCGGCCCGGATGCGGTCTCCGACCACATCGCGATGGACCAGCGTCTGCGTGGTGGACGGCCGCGCCTGCGCCAGAGCGATGAACGACCGTTCCTCGGCGGAGACGAAGCCCTCCTCCGTGCTGGGGAACCAGAGGACCAGATCAGAGAAGGCCAGATCAGAGAGCAGCTGCCAGTCCCCCACCAGAGCGTGGACCCATTCGACGTCCCGCTCGGAGATGTGCCGGTGCCCCGTCAGGGGTTCTTCGTAGATCGCCATCAGGTTCCCTCTTCGTTCCTCAGGATCCGACGAGTCCGCGCAGGTGGCGCAGCAGCACCGTCAGCGAGGCGATGTTGTCGGCGTCGAGCTCATCCACTTCGGCCATCAGACGCTCAGCGCGGTCCAGCTTGGCGTGGCTGGCCTGCTTCCATTCCTCCAGCCGCTGGCCCGGGTCCCCCGGCTCAGTGGTGCGCAGCACCGACTCGGTGATCTCACGGACCGCATAGTAGAGCTCATCCCGCTGGGCGCCGCGGGCCAATGCCTGCCATTTGTCCAGCCGGGAGAGGCGAGTGATGCGGTCGAGCAAGCTGTCCACCTGGAACTCCGCATAGACCGCGTAATAGACGCCGGCCACCTCATCGGCCGGGCAGTCGTGCTCGCGGGCGAGCAGGGCGATGTCCAACAGGGAGAAGGCCTCGAAGAGCTCCGAGACCCAGGAGGCCAGCTGGTCGTCCATCCCCGCGGCCAGCGCCTCCTCCCGCTTGGACTCCACGCGGGCGCGATCGGCCCCGCGCAGGTGTTCGGCGAGATTGCCGTAGAGCGAGGAGATGTGGGCGGAGAAGGTCTCCACGTCCTGGCGGACCGTGGTCCCGCGTGCGGATTCGCTGCCGGCGGCCGTATGACTGACCACCCAGCGGACTGCGCGGTCGAGCAGCCGGCGCATGTCCAGGTAGATCAGCGCCCAGCGGTCCCGCGGGAAGGAGACCGGCAGGTCCCGCATGGCCGCGTCGAACTCATCGAGGCGGAACAGCTCCCGGACCACGACGAAGGCACGGACCACCTGCTCCTCTGCGGCGAAGGTCTCCTCCATGGCGCGGAAGACGAAGGCCGCTCCGCCCATGTTGATGACGTCGTTGGCCACCACATTGGCGATGATCTCGCGCTGCAGCGGATGCCAGGGCAGCTGCTCGGCGAAGCGGTCGGTGAGCTGACCGGGGAAGTAGCCCTCCAACGTGGTGGTGAACCATTCGTCGTCGGGCAGAGCCGAGTCCACCAGCGCTA is part of the Nesterenkonia lacusekhoensis genome and encodes:
- a CDS encoding sensor histidine kinase, producing MAIYEEPLTGHRHISERDVEWVHALVGDWQLLSDLAFSDLVLWFPSTEEGFVSAEERSFIALAQARPSTTQTLVHRDVVGDRIRADLKPMVERAWSAQVVTNSSDQGQPSPARMRVQAVPLVRSGRTLAVITLHFSVAALRTPSRLELTYRRCAEELLAMVSAGRWPDTAQEFTGYSGAPRVGDGLLRLDSDGEITFASPNAVSALLRLGVSDALEGRSLASIGAELQRATGVAVDESQPLMLTGKRAMRAELEAHGATVTLRSIPLYRGEERFAALVLCRDVTELRRRDKQLMSKDATIKEIHHRVKNNLQTVSALLRMQSRRMDSSEGRHGLERAMRRVETIAMVHDSLSQGLAESVDVDELMRRQLRLAAEMAQSDRQVVTELEGSFGQLPPDMVTPLALVITEIVANAVEHGFGQGDQERSALTVKTSVHRHTDAAGRQRLDLEVLDDGVGLPDDQWEPGLGLQIVQTLVRGELSGSIEWKTAEDTKMGTRVILRAPIIAP